A region from the Bos indicus isolate NIAB-ARS_2022 breed Sahiwal x Tharparkar chromosome 14, NIAB-ARS_B.indTharparkar_mat_pri_1.0, whole genome shotgun sequence genome encodes:
- the LOC109568671 gene encoding carbonic anhydrase 1-like, translated as MASPDWGYDGENGPEHWGKLYPIANGNNQSPIDIKTSETKRDPSLKPLSVSYNPATAKEIVNVGHSFHVNFEDSDNRSVLKGGPLSESYRLRQFHFHWGITDDCGSEHLVDGAKFSAELHLVHWNSAKYPSFADAASKADGLALIGVLVKVGQANPNLQKVLDALKAVKNKNKKAPFTNFDPSVLLPPSLDYWAYSGSLTHPPLHESVTWIIFKETISVSSEQLAQFRCLLANAEGDGELCIKQNHRPPQPLKGRTVKASF; from the exons ATGGCAAGTCCTGACTGGGGATATGATGGTGAAAACG GTCCTGAACACTGGGGCAAGCTGTACCCCATTGCAAATGGAAATAACCAATCTCCTATCGACATCAAAACCAGTGAAACCAAGCGTGATCCCTCTCTGAAACCCCTCAGTGTCTCCTACAATCCAGCCACAGCCAAAGAAATCGTCAACGTGGGACATTCCTTTCATGTAAACTTTGAGGACAGTGATAATAGATCAG tGCTGAAAGGGGGTCCTCTATCTGAAAGCTACAGGCTGCGGCAGTTCCATTTTCACTGGGGCATCAcagatgactgtggctctgagCACTTAGTGGATGGAGCCAAATTTTCTGCAGAG CTTCATTTAGTTCACTGGAATTCTGCCAAGTACCCCAGCTTCGCTGATGCCGCCTCGAAGGCTGATGGTTTGGCGTTGATTGGCGTTTTGGTGAAG gTGGGTCAGGCCAACCCAAACCTTCAGAAAGTACTTGATGCCCTAAAAGCAGTTAAAAATAAG aacaAGAAAGCTCCATTCACAAATTTCGACCCCTCTGTCCTCCTGCCTCCATCCCTGGATTACTGGGCCTACTCTGGTTCACTGACTCACCCTCCTCTTCACGAGAGTGTCACCTGGATCATCTTTAAAGAGACCATCAGTGTGAGCTCGGAACAG CTGGCGCAGTTCCGCTGTCTGCTAGCAAATGCTGAAGGCGATGGAGAACTCTGCATCAAGCAGAACCACCGACCACCCCAGCCTCTGAAGGGCAGGACAGTGAAAGCTTCATTTTGA